Genomic window (Helianthus annuus cultivar XRQ/B chromosome 3, HanXRQr2.0-SUNRISE, whole genome shotgun sequence):
tatattgaCATGATTCATTACAGAGAAAAATTTACttcaaaacgtaaaccaacttggaTTTATACCGCAACATACGAAAAAACACGtaagaaaatattattttttaagttaaagaatgaTATAACTTATAACGCCTAGTGAAAAAGTATGATATGTGTCCCGACTAATTTCAAATAAATTTTATCACAAAACGTAGACCATTGACTTCAAAACGTAAGTAAACCAACTTGGATCTATACCTAACATAGTTAAaaaaaacatgtaagaaaatagAGTTTTTTTTAGTTAAAGACCGGTACCGTGCGTTGTTGCGGCGTTGATACGTAAAGTTTctcgaatttatatcgtctagtgaaaacgtattatatttgaccagcatcgtttttaacaaaacctaGACCAActcaaaacatacataaaataagcacaaaaACATATGATATTTGAtacacgtaaataaaaataaacaccTAAAACTTAAGGGATCAAAATGACATTATATAAAGTAATTACAAAACTAAAAGGGTATAAGTGAGAATgttaaaagttaaaataaaaagaaaaacaataaatagGAAAgataagacaaaaaataaaaataaaaccgaTGTAACAAGTGTTACAATACAAAACCAAATTAGAATATATAAATAGATGAATCTTTCAGAGATATAAGATGGTGGGAAACATTGTACACGTATACTAATACTATACATGACTCTAAATTGCATACCTGGCTACTTTGAATTAAAGTTTAGTATGGTAAAGTTGATCCGTGATGATAAACTTATTAACACATGATGATACTAGCGTATATCATGTTAATATACCATCATTAGCCACAAAAAAATATATGGAAGGCTATGGTGTATGAGGATGGTTGTTTGAGTTAAAGATTATCACATGGAATGTGGTCTACATGATACACCATTTCCTTCCCAAATCATGGTGGTTTGCGTGGTTTATTCCATAATAACCACGACTCTCTTTCAAGTAATTAGTGGATTTTAATTGCTGGGATGATAACGAATAATAGTGAGGGTCATGGTCCACGCCATATAGGGTGGTGGATTAGGTTATGAGAGTGGGGTGATATGGCGCTGAcgtggagggtggtggtggtcATTTAGGTCATGACCACACCACATAGCCTAAAAGTTGgagtaaagtacatggatggtccccgTGGTTTACCAAAATTATGGAGTTGGTCcctaacttttcaaaattacacggATGGTCCATGTATTTTGCGTTTTGTAACACATTTCGTCCTCAGTCAACAAATCTAAAGattttagcatgtccaagttatGAGCTAAAAacattacaaagtgcaaaccaaaGAGACAATCCATTTACTTTTATACTTCTGGGAAAAAAAATAGAGACTAAATGCGTTAAAAAAATGTAAACCCTAGTGACATCAAGTAGGATTATTGTAAAAAGGGTGTGTTTTGTGAGAAGTGTAGGAAGGAATCTACACCATTTGATCTataatctaatggttgagattataaTGGCAAAATTATAAGTAGTGTTTACCATTAAAATAATTAATTGTTTATATAAAAGGTATAAAGGTAAATTtgacatttttaaattcaaaaccCACATGCAATGCACATGGAAGTTCCTctgtcttttttaaacgtcaataactttttaaacgtaactttttttcaaaaaaaaaaattacaccataataacgagtgtttttttatctttaataggattaccatattgctatacttatatagagaaaaaaatttACGTTTCGATCGTATATTTTAGTTCATGGTGTTTTGTCTATAATGGTTTAATTGTATATGTTGTTTTAATTGTATAGAGATTCAAGGCATTGTGTTTTACAGTAAAACACCATGAACGTATATAAGACACCATAACTTTGTAAATAACATTAACATTTATAAAATATTTACGGCTTTTCGTGGTTGTGACGAAACCTCCTCCCCCTCTTCTTCCAGAATTAGTTGTGTCGCGGCTACCACCGtgtttataaaatattttacggCTTTTCTGGTATCCGTCGAACCCGACGAAGAGGAAGATGACATTGTCTATTTTTTAGAGAAGATTATTTTGTAAAAGGGTTTATTTGGAGAGTGTGGGTGAATTTTTTGTATAAAAAGGTTAAATGAAGGTGTATTTATAggttttaaaataatataaaaaattaatttttttaaaaactagCTGTTTTTTAACGGCATTAATTAAGGGGGGCCCATAATTTTGCCTCGTCTCCAACAGCTTGGAGAAGCCGGGAGTGCCACGACGAGCCCAGGGGGCGGTGTGCGACGTGGGTGACGAACCGAGATGGGGAGGGGACGACCCCCACACCCCATGGTCTTAGACTATCCCCATTAGTGACATTGCTCCAACCTGAGTTgccaaaataataaaaataaaatgaaaaattcAATTAAATCCACCAACCTGGTCGAAGGAATGACCTAGGTTGTGAGATCCATGTTCACACTTTACCTGCCACATGTCAATAAGAGATTGGatgatatatttatttatatttccTTTTTTCCTTCTAACAtaattatttataaatataattagATTATCTCTGATAACTTATAAAATTTAACTGTTtttaaaaagagtaaactgctaaaatcatccctgaggtttgactcaaattgctagatcagtccaaaatcaactttttttgctaaaacagtccctAACCCTAGTTTCTattgctatttcagtccaataaattaacaccgagagaacctccgttaatgaatgggtaaaactgctaaattcgtccctgaggtttgattcaagttgctagatcagtccaaaatcaagttttttgaatttgttaattataaacttatttaggtatataatttttctagacttgcattaattttttgaatttgttaatcataaacttatgtagattataaacttatttaggtatataatttttctagacttgcattaattttttgaatttgttaattataaacttatgtagattataaacttatttaggtatataaatcattaatatcacaagattataaacttatttaaggcgggtccagttatatttatgttcgttgaataaatcattaatatcacaagagaaaaaaaaatggtaaatgacaggttcttaatgcatcaatacttgtaccaaatgcattatatattttcttaaatgtcttaaaatttaagataaattacaagtctaccctaaatatataatttaaatttgtgtttagttataaaaatataaacagaatgtagctcttttggagagcgcaattttatttgacctgtcttaaacactggtttgacccgaacccgttttgactcaAACCAAAATAATCCTTTTTATGAGACTTGTTCCGGCACGACATGTTGTCCGACCTCACCTGAATGATAagtattattaaataagaaaccacttaattaagtagaaaaaatgaataaaagaactttataatacaaatattaaattaaaataattgataaatattaaacattaaatattatgatttaaataaaaaacaaataaaaattatgttaatttcttaatatttaaatttacatataatgtttgtatttttcataactaaatattgtttaaattaactgttgtcttatttaaatccttaaataaatactaaatatttacatggtaacaacaacaacaacaacatcaaaataAAATCAGTATTTAAGGCTGGACTGGTTAAATTACGCTCTTCAAAAAAGctacatttatatttttaaaactaattttatttaaattaaattaagtattatcttatttaaatacttaagtatataattagtaaacatttaatgataataataataatcaaaataactaacaaataatttttcaaaataactaacaaaaggattttttctcttgtgatattaatgatttatatacctaaataagtttataatctaaataagtttataattaacaaattcaaaaaattaatgcaagtctagaaaaattatatacctaaataagtttataattaacaaattcaaaaacttgattttggactgatctagcaatttgaatcaaacctcagggacgaatttagcagttttacccattcattaacggaggttctaacggtgttaatttattggactgaaatagcaacagaaactaggcttagggactgttttagcaaaaaaaaaattgattttggactgatctagcaatttgagtcaaaccacagggacaattttagcagtttactcttttaaaaatccaaaatcacagttttgtttatttttttgtgaACATGCAgatataaaatttataaaaattgatatattattttaatttttttatctaACATTATCTTATTTGGCACATGTCAACATTCTATTGTTTTGTTAGATTTTTTTGATaaaatttctttttttatttttaataactttttatatttaaaataataaagtTTAAAAATATAAACATTTTTGTTATTTATAATAAATTTTATAGAAAAAATTTATAACCTAAGccatatttatttaataaaaaatggTTTAGGTTGGGTTGATAATGAATGTGAAAGGTTGGGTTGGGGTGTGTAGGTAGAagagaaaaaaattaattttttattaaaaattgtgTTGGGTTGGGTTAGGTTGTAAACGAGGATAGTCTATTTTTGGGCCCATCATAGACCACATGACACGTCCTTGATAGTCTGCCTTTTAAAATGTAAACAGGTCCTGAGATATCATTGTGTTCTGCACACAGAGAGGAGGTCCGAATGAAACTCTCTAAGCTTCTTACATCCAAACAACTATCTCCTATACCTTCATCTTCTTCCCATCACAACCAGCAACcaatccaatcactaacaacacTCTTCAAAACAGGCTTCAACCCGACCCACAAAGACTACACCAACTTCCTCCTTCATCTCCTCAAATCCCAAAAGTTTCGTTTCATCACACACTTCATATCCCAATTAACCTCAAACCAAATCGAACAACACCACATCTTCAGCTCAATCTTCACAAAATCACTTCTAAATCATCAAATTCATGAAAAAGCTCTCACCTTTATCAATACCCACATGGAAAAAACCCCAATTGTTGTCCAAAATCGGATCTTGGATGCATTAATTCAAGCTTTCTGCATCAATGAGCAAGACCCAGAAAGGGGTTTATCAATCTTGCAACATTTCTTGAAAAAAGATGGTATTTTTCCTTCAAGTTTTACTTTTTGTGCATTGATTAGGGCTTTTTGTTTGAAGGGTGAGATGGATAGAGCAATGGAGGTTGTGGGGATGATGAGTGATGAGAAATTTAAGTACCCTTTTGATAGTTTTGTGATTAGTTGTGTTGTTTCTGGGTTTGTTAGTATTGGGAAGAATGAGCTTGCTTTAGGGTTTTATGAGAATGTTGTAAGTTCTGGTGGTGTAAAGATGAATGTTGTTGCCTATACTTGTGTTCTGAGTGCTTATTGTAGGTTAAAAAGATTCGAAAAGGTTTGTGATTTAGGATGTGAGATTGAGAAGGGTGGGTTAGCGTTCGATGTTGTGTTTTATGGGTGTTTGGTTCATGAGTATTTTAAGGCGGGGATGGTTGTTTCGGCGTTGGAAAAGCATAGAGAAATGGTTGAAAGGAAGATAGAACCGGATACGGTTAGTTACACGATACTTGTCGACGGTTTTTCGAAGGAAGGACTTGTGGAAAAGGGTGTGGGATTTTTGCATAAAATGAGGAAAGAAGGGGTTGAACCGAATTTGATCACGTATACATCGATCATGTTGGGATTTTGCAAGAAAGGTAAATTAGAAGAGGCGTTAAACGTGTTCAAGATTGTTGAGGATTTGGGGATGAAAGCAGATGAATTTGTGTATGCTACATTGATCGATGGTTTTTGTCGGATACGTGATTTTGATAATGTGTTTCGGTTGCTTGATGGAATGAATGAAAAGGGTGTTCATCCAAGTGTTGTCACTTATAACACGATAATCAACGGTTTGTGTAAATCCGGGAGGACGACTGAGGCGTGCGAGATTTCAAAAAATGTCGATGGAGATGTGATTACGTATAGTACATTGTTACATGGGTATATCAAAGAAAAAGATTCTACGGGGTTGTTAATGACTAAAAAAAGACTCGAAGAAGCCGGAATTCAAATGGATGTTATTATGTGCAACGTGCTTATCAAAGCATTATTTATGGTAGGATCGTTTGAGGACGTATATGTAATTTACAAGGGCATGTCCGAGATGGGTTTGGTTCCAAATCATGTTACTTATTGTACTTTGATTGACGGGTATTGTAAATTCGGTAGAATCGAGGATGCGCTCGAGATATTCGATGAGTTTCGAATGACATCAACAGATTCCGTAGCGTGTTACAATTGCATCATCGATGGCCTCTGCAAGAGGAATATGATTGATATAGCTATTCAAGTGTTTATAGAGCTTAATGAAACAGGTATGCCTCTAGACCTTGGTATTTGTAGAATTTTACTAAAGTCGATTTCAAGAACGATGGGCCCAGAAGGGATTTTGGATTTTGTTTCGAAAATTGAAAAACTGGACCGCGAAATTCTTCATATAATATGCAATGATGCTCTTTGTTTCCTATGTGATGAAGGCTTTTTCGAATCCGCTAGTGACTTGTACACTTTTATGAGGAAAAATGGATTTGTTTTGACCGTAAAGTCTTATAATTCACTCTTGGAAATGCTTTTTAAGGATCGAAAAACGTGTCTTGCCAAGATTTGTTTAAGTGATTTTGTGAAGGAAATTGGATTTTTTGAA
Coding sequences:
- the LOC110929072 gene encoding pentatricopeptide repeat-containing protein At5g57250, mitochondrial, whose product is MKLSKLLTSKQLSPIPSSSSHHNQQPIQSLTTLFKTGFNPTHKDYTNFLLHLLKSQKFRFITHFISQLTSNQIEQHHIFSSIFTKSLLNHQIHEKALTFINTHMEKTPIVVQNRILDALIQAFCINEQDPERGLSILQHFLKKDGIFPSSFTFCALIRAFCLKGEMDRAMEVVGMMSDEKFKYPFDSFVISCVVSGFVSIGKNELALGFYENVVSSGGVKMNVVAYTCVLSAYCRLKRFEKVCDLGCEIEKGGLAFDVVFYGCLVHEYFKAGMVVSALEKHREMVERKIEPDTVSYTILVDGFSKEGLVEKGVGFLHKMRKEGVEPNLITYTSIMLGFCKKGKLEEALNVFKIVEDLGMKADEFVYATLIDGFCRIRDFDNVFRLLDGMNEKGVHPSVVTYNTIINGLCKSGRTTEACEISKNVDGDVITYSTLLHGYIKEKDSTGLLMTKKRLEEAGIQMDVIMCNVLIKALFMVGSFEDVYVIYKGMSEMGLVPNHVTYCTLIDGYCKFGRIEDALEIFDEFRMTSTDSVACYNCIIDGLCKRNMIDIAIQVFIELNETGMPLDLGICRILLKSISRTMGPEGILDFVSKIEKLDREILHIICNDALCFLCDEGFFESASDLYTFMRKNGFVLTVKSYNSLLEMLFKDRKTCLAKICLSDFVKEIGFFEPRVSKIILDHLCMKDVRLAIKYLESKMAKTQKLTFPVSVLEKLIKNGRACDAFKLLMGSKERLPFMDVVDYTIVVDGLCKGGHIGKALEVCTLAKNYGITLNIITYNSIINGLCHQGCFIEAFRLFDSLENINVIPSEITYSILIDSLSKEGYLLDAKNIFERMVSKNLKPNIRVYNSLINGYSKIGSLSEVLKIVDDLDEKGIKPDEFTVSVVINSFCKSGNMEGALEYYFDSKTNGFSPDLLGYFYLIRGLCSKGRMEESRSILRDTLQNEKVVDMLKKVDTGEETESVDRFLDSLCDRGNIREAVMILDEVVRMFFPVGKKVDETEVRAVGSEPLILDREGDVVSDDFDAYYGLLASLCSKGELTKANKVAKLLTGFDGG